One window of the Arthrobacter sp. D5-1 genome contains the following:
- a CDS encoding ABC transporter ATP-binding protein → MSMDRVAWSSLYNITTAKSGSKPFSKETLKRVMAFAAPHKGKLIAFVIASIAGAFLAVATPVLAGQVVDAIIANAGVGTVIWLAVLIAIVAVGEAGVGLVTRWLSSIIGEGVIVDLRTRVFDHVQRMPIAFFTRTRTGALVSRLNNDVIGAQSAFAGTLSGVVSNVVALVLTLVVMLNTSWLVTVLAMVLLPIFLIPARRMGSKLADLRREAAAHNAAMGTQMTERFSAPGATLVKLFGRPDEESREFAERAGRVRDIGIRTAMLQFTFVTALTLVSALALALVYGLGGWLALGGQLAPGDVVVLALLLTRLYAPLTALSNARVEIMSALVSFERVFEILDLKPLITQKPDAVAVPTGPVAVEFDDVRFSYPSAEKVSLASLEDVATLDTRGGEEVLHGVSFRVEPGQTVALVGSSGAGKSTVAQLLSRLYDVDSGAVRLGGQQPGAGVDVRDLSFDSLRDTMGMVTQDGHLFHETIASNLRLARPDATEEDMWDVLRRARLEPMIRSLPDGLETVVGERGYRLSGGERQRLTIARLLIKQPRVVILDEATAALDSTNEAAVQAALGEALEGRTAVVIAHRLSTIRAADAILVVEDGRIVERGTHTELLAADGRYAELYQTQFAEATAVAQEAVPEL, encoded by the coding sequence ATGAGCATGGACCGCGTGGCCTGGAGCTCGCTGTACAACATCACCACTGCCAAGAGCGGATCCAAGCCGTTCTCCAAGGAAACCCTGAAGCGGGTCATGGCCTTCGCCGCACCGCACAAGGGCAAGCTCATCGCCTTCGTGATCGCTTCCATCGCAGGTGCTTTCCTGGCTGTCGCCACGCCCGTGCTGGCAGGCCAGGTGGTTGATGCCATCATCGCCAACGCCGGGGTGGGGACGGTCATTTGGCTTGCGGTCCTGATCGCCATCGTCGCCGTAGGTGAAGCCGGTGTGGGGCTGGTGACCCGCTGGCTGTCCTCCATCATTGGCGAGGGCGTCATTGTGGACCTCCGCACCCGCGTGTTCGACCACGTTCAGCGCATGCCTATCGCCTTCTTTACGAGAACCCGGACGGGCGCGCTGGTCAGCCGCCTCAACAACGATGTCATCGGGGCGCAGTCCGCCTTCGCCGGCACGCTGTCCGGCGTCGTCAGCAACGTGGTGGCTTTGGTCCTGACCCTGGTGGTCATGTTGAACACCTCCTGGCTGGTCACTGTGCTGGCCATGGTGTTGCTGCCGATCTTCCTGATCCCGGCCCGGCGCATGGGCTCCAAACTGGCCGACCTCCGCCGTGAAGCTGCCGCGCACAACGCCGCCATGGGCACACAAATGACCGAAAGGTTCTCTGCCCCGGGCGCCACGTTGGTGAAGTTGTTCGGCCGCCCGGATGAAGAGTCCCGTGAATTTGCTGAGCGGGCAGGCCGGGTCCGGGACATCGGAATCCGGACCGCCATGCTCCAGTTCACGTTTGTCACGGCCCTGACGCTGGTATCGGCGCTCGCCTTGGCCCTGGTCTATGGGCTGGGCGGTTGGCTGGCGCTCGGCGGGCAGCTTGCCCCGGGCGATGTTGTGGTCCTGGCGCTCCTTCTCACCCGGCTTTACGCCCCACTGACAGCCCTGTCCAATGCCCGGGTGGAAATCATGAGCGCATTGGTCAGTTTCGAGCGGGTCTTTGAAATCCTTGACCTGAAGCCGCTGATCACTCAGAAGCCCGACGCAGTGGCTGTTCCGACCGGGCCGGTTGCTGTGGAATTCGACGACGTCCGGTTCTCCTACCCCTCCGCCGAAAAGGTATCGCTGGCTTCCCTGGAGGACGTTGCCACCTTGGATACCCGCGGCGGGGAGGAAGTCCTGCACGGGGTCAGCTTCCGGGTTGAACCCGGACAGACCGTAGCCCTGGTGGGTTCCTCGGGCGCCGGCAAGTCCACCGTGGCCCAACTGCTCTCACGCTTGTACGACGTCGACTCCGGCGCGGTGCGCCTGGGCGGACAACAGCCAGGAGCCGGTGTGGACGTTCGCGACCTCAGTTTCGATTCCCTCCGGGACACCATGGGCATGGTGACCCAGGACGGGCACCTGTTCCACGAAACCATCGCCTCCAACCTGCGCCTCGCCCGGCCCGATGCCACCGAAGAGGACATGTGGGATGTGCTCCGGCGGGCACGCCTGGAGCCGATGATCCGGTCCTTGCCCGATGGCCTCGAAACCGTGGTGGGAGAGCGCGGCTACCGGCTGTCCGGCGGCGAACGCCAACGGCTCACCATTGCCCGCCTGCTCATCAAGCAGCCCCGCGTAGTGATTCTCGATGAAGCCACAGCAGCGCTGGACTCCACCAACGAAGCCGCCGTCCAGGCGGCCCTGGGTGAGGCACTCGAGGGGCGTACCGCCGTCGTGATTGCGCACCGGTTGTCCACCATCCGTGCGGCCGACGCCATTCTGGTGGTGGAAGACGGCAGGATCGTGGAGCGTGGCACGCACACCGAACTGCTGGCCGCGGACGGACGTTACGCCGAGCTGTACCAAACGCAGTTCGCTGAGGCCACGGCGGTGGCGCAGGAAGCTGTCCCGGAGCTGTAG
- a CDS encoding NUDIX domain-containing protein — protein sequence MTGPDLIVVSAVCVYNQDGQLLTVRKRGTNKFMHPGGKPEPGETAAEAASRELHEEVGIEVAPHLLQPLGVWLAVAANEAATTIEATVFTAPGTWEAHPSAEIAEIRWLDLNGPLPSDLAPLLTDHIIPLLT from the coding sequence GTGACCGGACCAGACCTGATCGTGGTGAGCGCCGTCTGCGTCTACAACCAGGATGGCCAACTGTTGACCGTCCGGAAGCGTGGCACAAACAAGTTCATGCATCCTGGCGGTAAGCCGGAGCCCGGCGAAACGGCAGCTGAAGCAGCGTCGCGGGAACTGCATGAAGAAGTGGGCATCGAGGTAGCACCGCACTTGCTCCAGCCGCTGGGCGTCTGGCTTGCGGTCGCTGCCAACGAAGCGGCGACCACCATCGAGGCCACCGTTTTCACAGCCCCTGGAACCTGGGAAGCGCACCCCTCAGCGGAGATCGCCGAGATCCGCTGGCTGGACCTCAACGGACCTTTGCCCAGCGATCTGGCGCCGCTGCTGACGGATCACATCATCCCGCTGCTCACGTAA
- a CDS encoding DUF6314 family protein: MNHQQPTQDLQAYLAGSWSVERTLLDRASGTNGTFTGVVRYSLNPDGGLDYREDGTMHWPSHSGPAFREYFLKPGATADSMDVFFPDGRPFHVMSFSEQGHQDKHWCDPDDYRVNYIYRGPDSFSFTWDVHGPAKDLLLESHLVRLDAGRPV; this comes from the coding sequence TTGAATCACCAGCAACCCACCCAGGACTTGCAGGCCTACCTGGCCGGCAGCTGGAGTGTGGAGCGAACCCTCCTGGACCGCGCCTCAGGCACCAACGGTACCTTTACCGGCGTCGTGCGCTATTCCTTGAATCCCGACGGCGGACTGGACTACCGCGAAGACGGAACCATGCACTGGCCTTCGCATTCCGGCCCGGCTTTCCGCGAATATTTCCTCAAACCAGGCGCCACAGCGGATTCGATGGACGTGTTCTTTCCCGACGGCAGGCCATTCCACGTCATGAGCTTCTCTGAGCAGGGACATCAGGACAAGCACTGGTGCGATCCCGACGATTACCGCGTCAACTACATCTACCGGGGCCCGGATTCGTTCAGCTTCACGTGGGATGTCCATGGACCGGCGAAGGATCTCCTGTTGGAATCGCATCTGGTCCGCCTCGATGCCGGGAGGCCAGTGTGA
- a CDS encoding inositol monophosphatase family protein → MTTGRHTATELDPTLNDYQLASALVREAGQLALLMRMGGLQGERKTSVSDVVTAADHAAEAYVLEQLRRCRPEDGILGEEGASVAGTSGRTWVIDPVDGTYNFLHGSTYWCSAIALKRDGSDHGTNPVADPDVLLGAIYQPELDKLWLGGEEHPATLNGEPISGSGDRAVGEISAATYIHPTWLADPRAAMPWHAAAVTAASLRMFGSGSCDLGRVADGELGCWFQHSCPEWDWLPGKAIVRAAGGDTAVVKVNGLNWFVAGGPTAVRGLSAALASVPQFA, encoded by the coding sequence ATGACCACCGGCAGGCACACAGCAACTGAACTCGATCCAACACTGAATGACTACCAACTGGCCAGCGCGCTGGTCCGTGAGGCAGGCCAGTTGGCGCTGCTCATGCGGATGGGCGGCCTGCAGGGCGAACGCAAGACCTCGGTGTCCGACGTCGTCACTGCAGCCGATCACGCAGCCGAGGCGTATGTTCTGGAACAGTTGCGGCGCTGCCGGCCGGAGGATGGCATCCTCGGCGAAGAAGGTGCGTCCGTGGCGGGAACGAGCGGCCGAACCTGGGTGATTGACCCCGTGGACGGCACCTATAACTTCCTGCACGGATCCACCTATTGGTGCTCGGCGATCGCCCTCAAGCGGGACGGCTCCGACCATGGAACCAACCCCGTTGCAGATCCGGACGTGCTGCTCGGCGCCATTTACCAGCCCGAACTGGACAAGCTGTGGCTCGGCGGGGAAGAACACCCCGCCACGTTGAACGGCGAACCGATCTCCGGCTCGGGTGACCGTGCCGTGGGTGAAATCAGCGCTGCCACCTATATTCATCCCACCTGGCTGGCAGATCCCCGCGCGGCAATGCCTTGGCACGCCGCTGCGGTCACCGCGGCGTCCCTGCGCATGTTCGGCTCGGGTTCGTGCGACCTCGGCCGCGTAGCCGACGGCGAACTCGGCTGTTGGTTCCAACACAGCTGCCCGGAATGGGACTGGTTGCCCGGAAAAGCGATCGTCCGCGCAGCAGGCGGGGACACCGCCGTCGTGAAGGTCAACGGACTGAACTGGTTCGTCGCTGGAGGCCCGACGGCGGTGCGCGGGTTGAGCGCCGCGCTGGCCTCGGTTCCCCAGTTTGCTTAG
- the pcrA gene encoding DNA helicase PcrA, translated as MDMLFDPYADGPLKAGTKAAVKAAPELSHSGGGAAGARLQGGSSGSSDTADGPASGGWGNTGGSGLPSADALLQGLNPQQEEAVKHAGSPLLIVAGAGSGKTRVLSNRIAYLIATKRAHHGEILAITFTNKAAAEMRERIEALVGGRAKAMWISTFHSSCVRILRREATTVGLNSNFSIYDSADSLRLITLVAKNLDLDPKKFAPKAIQHKISALKNELIDADSYASSANYNDPFDTAVAEVFKGYTQRLRQANAMDFDDLIAETVYMFRAFPALAESYRRRFRHVLVDEYQDTNHAQYALVREIVGVGTDTNVEPSELTVVGDSDQSIYAFRGADIRNIVEFEADYPNARTIKLEQNYRSTQNILSAANSVISRNPNRQEKRLWTAEGDGEKIVGYVGENEHDEAQFIAKEIDRLQDEENLRPGDVAIFYRTNAQSRSIEDVLVRVGLPYKVVGGTRFYERKEIKDALAYLRVLVNPDDDVNLRRILNEPKRGIGDRAEGAVAALAERERSSFMAAARRADQAPGMASRSVNLVLGFVKLMDDLAEVASGSGAAAALEAVLEQTGYLAGLRASTDPQDESRVENLAELVAVVREYERDNPEGSLGEFLEQVSLVADADQIPDAPGADIDAAVAEAKRMGVVTLMTLHTAKGLEFPVVFLTGMEHGIFPHQRSATDPKELAEERRLAYVGLTRARKRLYVTRSEVRSMWGQSQYNPASQFLEEIPSELVEWKREGMSRQAGGWGSAPIGSNRYGGSFWGAGTSRGAAASPTAGFDADVPAAVARNRVQPQKEVISVVVGDKVNHTSFGNGVVLGVEGAGDKTVAKVKFDVGEKRLLLRYAPLTKLDA; from the coding sequence ATGGATATGTTGTTTGACCCCTACGCAGACGGACCCCTCAAAGCAGGCACCAAAGCCGCAGTCAAGGCTGCCCCGGAGCTTTCCCACTCAGGGGGAGGCGCTGCCGGTGCCCGCCTCCAAGGGGGCAGCAGCGGGTCGTCGGACACTGCTGACGGGCCGGCGTCGGGAGGATGGGGCAACACCGGAGGGTCGGGACTTCCGTCTGCCGATGCACTCCTGCAGGGGCTGAACCCGCAGCAGGAAGAAGCCGTCAAGCACGCTGGCAGCCCCTTGCTGATTGTGGCCGGTGCGGGATCCGGCAAAACACGTGTCCTCAGTAACAGGATCGCCTACCTGATCGCCACCAAACGCGCCCACCACGGGGAAATCCTGGCCATCACCTTCACCAACAAAGCGGCAGCGGAAATGCGGGAACGCATCGAAGCCTTGGTTGGCGGCAGGGCCAAGGCCATGTGGATCTCCACGTTCCACTCCTCCTGTGTCCGCATCCTGCGCAGGGAAGCCACCACGGTGGGTCTGAACTCGAACTTCTCCATCTACGACTCCGCGGACTCCCTGCGCCTGATCACCCTGGTAGCCAAGAACCTGGACCTTGATCCCAAGAAGTTCGCGCCCAAGGCCATCCAGCACAAGATCTCAGCACTCAAAAATGAGCTGATCGACGCTGATTCCTACGCGTCGTCGGCGAACTACAACGACCCTTTCGACACCGCCGTGGCGGAAGTCTTCAAGGGGTACACGCAGCGCCTCCGCCAAGCCAACGCCATGGACTTCGACGACCTCATTGCCGAGACCGTCTACATGTTCCGCGCTTTCCCTGCGCTCGCTGAGTCCTACCGGCGCCGATTCCGGCATGTCCTGGTGGATGAGTACCAGGACACCAACCATGCCCAGTACGCCCTTGTCAGGGAAATCGTGGGCGTAGGCACAGATACCAACGTCGAGCCCAGCGAGTTGACCGTGGTGGGCGACTCCGACCAGTCCATCTATGCTTTCCGCGGTGCGGATATCCGCAATATCGTGGAGTTCGAGGCCGATTACCCCAATGCCCGGACCATCAAGCTTGAGCAAAACTACCGCTCCACCCAGAACATCCTCAGCGCCGCCAACTCGGTGATCTCGCGGAACCCCAACCGCCAGGAAAAGCGCTTGTGGACCGCCGAGGGCGATGGCGAGAAGATCGTTGGCTATGTGGGCGAGAACGAACACGATGAAGCCCAGTTCATCGCGAAGGAAATCGACCGCCTGCAGGACGAGGAAAACCTGCGGCCCGGCGACGTCGCCATCTTCTACCGGACCAATGCCCAGTCACGCTCCATAGAAGACGTGTTGGTCCGGGTGGGCTTGCCGTACAAAGTGGTGGGCGGCACCCGCTTCTATGAGCGCAAGGAAATCAAGGACGCCCTTGCCTACTTGCGCGTCCTGGTGAACCCGGACGACGACGTCAACCTGCGCCGTATCCTCAACGAACCCAAGCGCGGGATCGGTGACCGGGCCGAAGGCGCCGTTGCTGCCCTGGCGGAACGCGAGCGGTCCTCCTTCATGGCGGCAGCCCGCCGCGCAGACCAAGCGCCCGGAATGGCCAGCCGTTCGGTCAACCTGGTCCTCGGTTTCGTGAAGCTGATGGATGACCTCGCCGAGGTCGCGTCAGGTTCCGGTGCCGCTGCCGCGCTGGAAGCCGTCCTGGAGCAGACCGGCTATCTTGCGGGGCTGCGGGCCAGCACTGATCCGCAGGACGAATCCCGGGTGGAGAACCTCGCCGAACTCGTGGCCGTGGTCCGCGAGTACGAACGCGACAACCCCGAAGGTTCCCTGGGGGAGTTCCTGGAGCAGGTGTCCCTGGTAGCGGACGCCGACCAGATTCCCGATGCTCCCGGCGCTGACATCGATGCCGCCGTGGCCGAGGCCAAGCGCATGGGCGTGGTCACTTTGATGACCCTGCACACCGCCAAGGGCTTGGAGTTCCCGGTGGTCTTCCTGACCGGCATGGAGCACGGGATCTTCCCGCACCAGCGCTCAGCCACGGACCCCAAGGAACTCGCGGAAGAACGCAGGCTCGCCTACGTGGGCCTCACCCGCGCCCGCAAGCGGCTCTACGTCACGCGATCCGAAGTCCGCAGCATGTGGGGCCAAAGCCAGTACAACCCTGCCAGCCAGTTCCTCGAAGAAATACCCTCCGAACTGGTGGAGTGGAAGCGCGAAGGCATGAGCCGCCAGGCGGGCGGTTGGGGCAGCGCCCCCATCGGCTCCAATCGTTATGGCGGATCGTTCTGGGGAGCGGGCACCTCACGCGGTGCTGCCGCCAGCCCCACTGCAGGGTTCGACGCCGACGTTCCTGCCGCCGTCGCACGCAACAGGGTCCAGCCGCAAAAGGAAGTCATTTCCGTGGTGGTGGGGGACAAGGTCAACCACACGAGCTTCGGTAACGGCGTGGTGCTGGGCGTCGAAGGCGCCGGCGATAAGACAGTGGCCAAGGTGAAGTTCGACGTCGGCGAGAAGCGCCTGCTGTTGCGCTACGCGCCGCTGACCAAACTGGATGCTTAA
- a CDS encoding putative Ig domain-containing protein translates to MGAFAGERRLLAKAARLLLAGAVVSAMALQFAPPGTADAEPSASSSEPAATASPTSTGSATPSPTASPTASPTLTATASPSTPDASPATPSPTASPAEAQAPAVEKAVIEATAPLSVKISEDLAFVGKPFEAQLQVVGGTAPYTVVATDVPAGLVFDSATLSFTGTPTELYSPSPSVTVSDSSDPCGSATPIS, encoded by the coding sequence GTGGGCGCTTTTGCTGGGGAACGTCGATTATTGGCTAAGGCCGCGAGGCTGCTGCTGGCTGGGGCCGTGGTGAGCGCCATGGCGCTCCAGTTCGCTCCTCCTGGGACAGCCGATGCGGAGCCGTCAGCGTCGTCCAGCGAGCCGGCAGCAACCGCCAGTCCGACGTCTACCGGCAGTGCCACTCCCAGCCCCACAGCGAGCCCGACGGCCAGTCCGACGCTGACAGCAACCGCGAGCCCCTCAACCCCCGACGCTTCACCGGCGACCCCGTCACCAACCGCCAGCCCTGCAGAAGCCCAGGCACCCGCCGTCGAAAAAGCCGTCATCGAGGCGACAGCCCCGTTGTCGGTCAAGATCAGCGAGGACCTCGCTTTCGTGGGCAAACCATTTGAGGCTCAGCTCCAGGTTGTTGGCGGGACCGCCCCGTACACCGTTGTGGCGACCGATGTCCCGGCAGGTTTGGTTTTCGACTCCGCGACCCTGAGCTTCACAGGAACACCTACAGAGCTGTACAGCCCATCGCCGTCGGTCACTGTTTCAGACTCATCGGATCCGTGTGGGTCCGCGACTCCGATCAGCTGA